The DNA region TGTCGCCAGGGCCACGGAACCCGTCCGGCACGGCCCGGCCCACCCGATCCGTGCTTTGCTCGGCGGGCCGATGACGGAGCGGGAATGGGGGAGGGGCGCGTGAGCGAGGGCGGACTCGACGAACAGCTCAGGGCGGCGGTACGAGCGGGCGACGCCGACGCGGTGAGGAGCCTGGTGGGGAGCGGCGCGGACCCGGACACGGTCGGCGCGGACGGCCTGCCGGTGCTCTTCGGCGCGGTGGCGGCGTACGACGCGGCGGTCGCCGAGGCGCTGGTGGAGGGTGGGGCGGACCCCGACCGGGCGCTGCCGGACGGCACCACGCCCCTGTGGCGAGCAGTGGACGGCGGCTCCCCCGCCGTCGTCTCCGCGGTGCTGGGCAAGGAGCCCCGGCTACGGCTCCCGGAGGCCGCCCGCGAACAGCTGCTCACTGTGGCCCGGAGCTGGTACGAGAGCGGTGCGGCCGGGGAACTGCGGCGCAGGACAGGCGCGGCGGGTCCCGCCGTGACGGTCCGGGTGCACGACGACGAGTACAACCACGTCGATGAGGTGTCACTCGGCGGACTCGTCGTACGGGCCGGGCACGGTGCCGTTCTGACCTCACTGGAATGGGCCTTCGGCATCCTCACCCCCGTCGACGAACTGATCGGCCGGGCCGTCGGCCGGCCTGACGAGGACGATGTGCACTGGTCCGCGGTCCGATGGGTCCTCACCGCGCGCCGCGACGCCGGGACATGGTCGGCGGTGGTGGTCCACCGTCACCACCCCGCTCCGGCGCACCGCCGCTTCGTGGCGGATCTCCTGTGGTCGCGAGGGGTGTCGCTCGGCAACGACACCTGCAGCGAGAAGAGGGACAGCGTGTTCCTGATCGGCTGGGCGGCGGAGGAGAGGGACAGTGTGATGCTCGCGAAGGTGCTGCACGCCCTCACCGAGTACGAGGACCCCGGCCAGGAGGCCGTCGGACTGCGCTACGCCGCCCATGCCGATCCCCGGGTCCGCCGTGAGGTGCCCTGGGCCCTCACCCAGGAAGGTGTCTCCCGCAGCCCGGCGTCCTGTGCCGCGCTGCTCACTCTCCTGCGTGACCCGGACGCCGAAGTGCGGCGCGAGGCGTGTGCGGCCGGGGCGCGGGACGACGGCATGATCGCCGGGATCACCGAGGCCCTGCTCATGCTGGCCGAGGAGCCGGACGCCGCCTCGCGGACGGCAGCCGCGGCGGGTCTGGCCGCATCCCGGGACCGTACGCCAGCCGTCGCCGACACCCTGGCGGCGCTGCTCGGCGAGAGCGATCAGCTCGTGCGCCTGGAGGCCGCCTACGGGCTGGCCCGGCGGGACGATCCGCGCACCGCCGAGGCGATCGGACGCGTCGGGCCGCTCGGCCCCGGCTTCGAGCACGACCACCGGGCCCACGCGCTCCTGGAGTGGCGGTGGCGGCAGCGGGAGGCGCGGTGACGTACGGACGGCGGCCCGCAGCTTCCAAGGCCCACCGCTTTCCGGCGCGCAGCTTCCCGGCCGCAGCGGAGCCGGAGTGCCCGCCCCGGCGGGTTTCCACGGAGTGCCGGATTACCGGGGCGGGTGACCGGGGATCAGGCGCCGGTGCAGGTGAGGGTGCCGGGCGCGGTGGCCGCACCGCCGGTGGCCGGCGAGGGGTCAGCGGGCCACGCGTGCGCGCCTGTTGACGGGCCCCGCCCACCGACCGCGGGTCACCGTCCGCGTGCCGGTCCTGTCGGCCGGCGGCGCGCCCGTGACCCCGCGGTGCCCGTGACCCCCGTGGCGCCCGCGAAAGGGCAGAACCCGGCCGGTGGCCGGGCCCGTTCTGGTAGTCTGCCGCTTCCCGAGACCGGGACCGACCCAGGAGGTGAGACCCATTACCGCTGTATCAGTACGGGTGCTCACCCCTCGCCGTCGCGTGGCCGACACGGCATAGGCGACCGCGGAGCGCCCATCGGATTTCCCCGAAAGGCTCCGCCGCATGTCTCAGTCGACTCCACCGCTCACCGTCTCCTCGATCGTCACCACGCTCCGCGCCGCCGGCTGCGTGTTCGCCGAGGACGAGGCGGAACTGCTCCTGTCCACCGCCCCGGACCCCACCGAACTCGCCGCGATGGTCGAACGCCGGGTCGCCGGGCTTCCGCTCGAACACGTCCTGGGCTGGGCCGAGTTCCACGGAATGCGTATCGCTGTGGACCCAGGTGTCTTCGTACCGCGACGCCGTACCGAATTCCTCGTCTCGCAGGCCGCGGCGCTCGCCCCCGCCGGGGCGGTGGTCGTCGACCTGTGCTGCGGCTCCGGCGCGTTGGGTGTGGCACTGGCGTCGGCGCTGCCCGGCGCCGAACTGCACGCGGTCGACGTCGAACCCGCCGCCGTACGCTGTGCGCGGCGCAACGTGGAAGGGCTCGGGACGGTGTACGAGGGTGACCTCTTCGCGCCGTTGCCCGTCTCGCTGCGCGGCCGCGTCGACGTCCTGCTCGCCAACGTGCCCTACGTCCCCACCGACGACGTCGGGCTCCTGCCGGCCGAGGCGCGCATCCACGAGCCGCGGGTGGCACTCGACGGCGGCGGCGACGGGCTCGACGTCATGCGCAGAGTGGCCGCCGAGGCGCCGGACTGGCTGGCCCCGGGAGGCAGCCTCTTCGTCGAGACGAGCGAGCGCCAAGCGGCACGGGCCCGCGAGACCGTGGGCGCCGGCGGACTCACCCCGCGCGTCGTCGTCTCCGGGGAGCTCTACGCGACCGTCGTCATCGGGACCCGGCGTCCGTGAACTGCCAGCGGGTCTGACCGTACGGCTCGCCCTTCGCGAAGCCGAAGGCCGTACGCGGGGGCACCGCGAAGACCTCCGCGCGGCCGCCCGCGCCGTTGGAGAACATGCCGTCGGTGACACCGAAGTGCCAGTCGCTGCCGTACTTGGCCTCCCATGCACCGGCCAGCGCGATCAGCCGCTCCTCGTCCGTCACCCGGACCGCCCGGCCCTCGACCACGACGTCGAAGCCCTCGTTCAGCGTGTTGGCGCCGGTGGTCAGGACGACCTCCGGGTTGGCTGCCAGATTCCGCGCCTTGCGCTCCGCCGCGCCCGTACAGAAGTGCAGCGCACCGTCCGACCAGAGGCCGATCAGCGGTGTGACGTGCGGGCGGCCGTCGGGGCGGACCGTGGACAGCCAGTACAGCTCCGCACCCTCCAGCAGCGCGACCGCGTCCGCCCACGGGCGGGCGGTGGCGTCCTCGCCGCTGTAGCGGGTGTCCAGGGCGGTCTCGGGGGTGGCGTTGCGGTCCGTGTCCGGCATGACGGGCCTCCTGTGGATGCGGTGTGTGCTCGTACGGAGTGCGGTGCGTGCTCGTCCAGGTCATCGTGCCTGTGAAGTGCCGACTCCGCCGCCGCTCCGAATTCGCCGGCGCGCGGCTAGGCTCGGAGGTCGGACATGTGTGTGGTCGGCGGGCAGGAGAGCGCGGGATGACGACGGTGCCGGGACGCAGGAGCAGTACGTTCACCCGACTGCTGCGGCACGGTTTCACCGACCCGTCCGCCGCCGAACGGCTGCTGGACCTCCCCGAGCTGTCCACCGTGCGGTCCGATCCCGTCCTCTTCGACGCGCTCGGGGCGACCGCCGACCCCGACCTGGCCCTGCGCGGCCTCGTGCGGCTCGTCGAGGCCGAGGAGCCCGACGGGCGCCAGGTGCTGCTCGACACGCTCGTCACGGCGAAGCCGCTGCGCGACCGGCTGCTCGGCGTCCTCGGCGCGTCCGAGGCGCTCGGGGACCATCTGGCGCGGCATCCGCGCGACTGGCAGGCGCTGGTCACGTACGAGGCCACCGACCTCCATCCCGGGGTCGCGGAATTCGAACGCATGCTCGCCGGCGCCGCCGACCCGGACTCGCTGCGGGTCGCCTACCGCAGGTCCCTGCTGTCGATAGCGGCCCGCGACGTGTGCGGGACGACCGATGTCGCCCAGGTCGCCGCCGAGCTGGCCGACCTGGCGACGGCCACGCTGCGCTCCGCGCTCGCGATCGCGGGTGCCGCGGCGCCCGCCGACGCCGCGCAGTGCCGGCTCGCCGTCATCGCGATGGGCAAGT from Streptomyces sp. B1I3 includes:
- a CDS encoding HEAT repeat domain-containing protein, which translates into the protein MSEGGLDEQLRAAVRAGDADAVRSLVGSGADPDTVGADGLPVLFGAVAAYDAAVAEALVEGGADPDRALPDGTTPLWRAVDGGSPAVVSAVLGKEPRLRLPEAAREQLLTVARSWYESGAAGELRRRTGAAGPAVTVRVHDDEYNHVDEVSLGGLVVRAGHGAVLTSLEWAFGILTPVDELIGRAVGRPDEDDVHWSAVRWVLTARRDAGTWSAVVVHRHHPAPAHRRFVADLLWSRGVSLGNDTCSEKRDSVFLIGWAAEERDSVMLAKVLHALTEYEDPGQEAVGLRYAAHADPRVRREVPWALTQEGVSRSPASCAALLTLLRDPDAEVRREACAAGARDDGMIAGITEALLMLAEEPDAASRTAAAAGLAASRDRTPAVADTLAALLGESDQLVRLEAAYGLARRDDPRTAEAIGRVGPLGPGFEHDHRAHALLEWRWRQREAR
- a CDS encoding putative protein N(5)-glutamine methyltransferase codes for the protein MSQSTPPLTVSSIVTTLRAAGCVFAEDEAELLLSTAPDPTELAAMVERRVAGLPLEHVLGWAEFHGMRIAVDPGVFVPRRRTEFLVSQAAALAPAGAVVVDLCCGSGALGVALASALPGAELHAVDVEPAAVRCARRNVEGLGTVYEGDLFAPLPVSLRGRVDVLLANVPYVPTDDVGLLPAEARIHEPRVALDGGGDGLDVMRRVAAEAPDWLAPGGSLFVETSERQAARARETVGAGGLTPRVVVSGELYATVVIGTRRP
- a CDS encoding pyridoxamine 5'-phosphate oxidase family protein, whose amino-acid sequence is MPDTDRNATPETALDTRYSGEDATARPWADAVALLEGAELYWLSTVRPDGRPHVTPLIGLWSDGALHFCTGAAERKARNLAANPEVVLTTGANTLNEGFDVVVEGRAVRVTDEERLIALAGAWEAKYGSDWHFGVTDGMFSNGAGGRAEVFAVPPRTAFGFAKGEPYGQTRWQFTDAGSR